Proteins from a genomic interval of Streptomyces sp. NBC_00820:
- a CDS encoding translation factor GTPase family protein, which translates to MHLTNLNLGILAHVDAGKTSLTERLLHTAGVTDEIGSVDDGSTVTDTLALERQRGITIKSAVVSFPLDSVTVNLIDTPGHPDFIAEVERVLGVLDGAVLVVSAVEGVQAQTRVLMRTLRRLRIPTLVFVNKIDRRGAREEEVLREIADRLAVPLVPMGAATALGTRGARFVPGLGPAALDVLTGHDDALLTDYVDRGGLSARRLRAALTRQTRAAQVHPVYFGSALTGAGVTELIDGIERLLPTADGDPDASLSGTVFKVERGPAGEKVAYARVFAGTLRVRDRVPFGDGREEGRITALAVFDQGTDTRRDSVTAGRIAKVWGLGGIRIGDPIGVPGRAYEHHFAPPTLESVVVPGPGTDRRSLHLALTQLAEQDPLIGVRRDELRGETSVSLYGEVQKEVVQATLADEYGLGVTFRETTTLCVERPVGSGQAVEFDKKDLNPFLATVGLRVDPAPPGSGVEFRLEVELGSMPYAFFKAVEETVRATLGQGLHGWEVTGCAVTMTHSGYSPRQSHAHQGFDKSMSSTGYDFRSLTPLVLVEALRRAGTLVHEPMHRFSLRAPADTLGALLPVLARLGAVPETTGTHGRACVLEGVVPAARVHELGQRLPGPTRGEGEVETAFDHYAPVTRGPVPERPRTDHNPLNRKEYLLNVTRRVGD; encoded by the coding sequence GTGCACCTGACCAACCTCAACCTGGGCATCCTCGCGCACGTCGACGCGGGTAAGACCAGTCTCACCGAACGGCTGCTGCACACGGCCGGAGTAACCGACGAGATCGGCAGCGTCGACGACGGCAGCACCGTCACGGACACCCTCGCGCTGGAGCGGCAGCGCGGCATCACCATCAAGTCGGCGGTCGTGTCGTTCCCGCTCGACTCGGTCACCGTCAACCTCATCGACACCCCCGGTCACCCCGACTTCATCGCCGAGGTGGAGCGGGTGCTCGGCGTGCTGGACGGCGCCGTGCTGGTCGTCTCGGCCGTGGAGGGCGTCCAGGCGCAGACCCGGGTGCTGATGCGCACCCTGCGCCGGCTGCGCATCCCCACGCTGGTCTTCGTCAACAAGATCGACCGGCGTGGCGCCCGCGAGGAGGAGGTGCTCCGCGAGATCGCCGACCGGCTCGCCGTACCCCTCGTGCCGATGGGGGCGGCCACCGCCCTCGGCACCCGCGGCGCCCGTTTCGTCCCCGGGCTCGGACCGGCCGCGCTGGACGTCCTCACCGGCCACGACGACGCCCTGCTCACGGACTACGTGGACCGCGGTGGCCTGTCCGCCCGGCGGCTGCGCGCCGCTCTGACCCGGCAGACCCGCGCGGCCCAGGTCCATCCCGTGTACTTCGGCTCCGCCCTCACGGGAGCCGGCGTCACCGAACTGATCGACGGCATCGAACGGCTGCTGCCCACCGCCGACGGCGACCCCGACGCATCGCTCTCCGGCACGGTGTTCAAGGTCGAGCGGGGTCCTGCCGGGGAGAAGGTCGCCTACGCGCGCGTCTTCGCCGGAACCCTGCGGGTGCGGGACCGCGTTCCCTTCGGGGACGGCCGGGAGGAGGGCCGGATCACCGCGCTCGCCGTGTTCGACCAGGGCACCGACACCCGGCGGGACAGCGTGACCGCGGGCCGCATCGCCAAGGTGTGGGGCCTCGGCGGCATCCGGATCGGTGACCCGATCGGCGTGCCGGGACGGGCGTACGAGCACCACTTCGCGCCGCCCACCCTGGAGAGCGTCGTCGTCCCCGGCCCCGGCACCGACCGGCGCTCGCTGCACCTCGCGCTCACCCAGCTCGCCGAGCAGGACCCCCTCATCGGCGTCCGCCGCGACGAGCTGCGCGGGGAGACCTCCGTCTCCCTGTACGGCGAGGTGCAGAAGGAGGTCGTGCAGGCCACCCTCGCCGACGAGTACGGTCTCGGCGTCACCTTCCGGGAGACCACCACGCTGTGCGTCGAGCGACCGGTCGGCAGCGGGCAGGCGGTGGAGTTCGACAAGAAGGACCTCAATCCCTTCCTCGCCACCGTCGGCCTGCGCGTCGACCCCGCCCCGCCCGGCTCGGGCGTGGAGTTCCGTCTGGAGGTGGAGCTGGGCTCCATGCCGTACGCCTTCTTCAAGGCCGTCGAGGAGACCGTCCGCGCGACCCTCGGCCAAGGGCTGCACGGCTGGGAGGTCACCGGCTGCGCGGTCACCATGACCCACTCGGGCTACTCACCCCGGCAGAGCCACGCCCACCAGGGCTTCGACAAGAGCATGTCCAGCACGGGGTACGACTTCCGTAGCCTGACCCCGCTGGTCCTCGTCGAGGCGCTGCGCCGGGCGGGCACCCTGGTGCACGAGCCGATGCACCGCTTCTCCCTCCGGGCCCCCGCCGACACGCTGGGCGCGCTGCTGCCCGTGCTGGCCCGGCTGGGCGCGGTGCCGGAGACCACCGGCACGCACGGGCGCGCCTGTGTGCTGGAGGGCGTCGTCCCCGCCGCCCGCGTCCACGAACTGGGGCAGCGGCTGCCCGGACCGACCCGGGGCGAGGGCGAGGTGGAGACCGCCTTCGACCACTACGCGCCGGTCACCCGGGGCCCGGTCCCCGAGCGACCGCGCACGGACCACAACCCGCTGAACCGGAAGGAGTACCTGCTCAATGTGACGCGCAGGGTCGGGGACTGA
- a CDS encoding alcohol dehydrogenase, translating into MSTYRVAQVTAPGGTFELVEREVPRPGHGQVRIAVEACGICHSDAFFVDGALPGVTFPEVAGHEIAGRVEELGEGVEDRGWQVGDRVAVGWFGGSCGYCTPCRDGDFVVCVRLKVPGWAYDGGFAEKVIVPQDALARIPEGLSASDAGPMACAGVTTFNGLRRSVARAGDLVAVLGIGGLGHLGVQYAAAMGFETVAIARGPEKADFAKKLGAHHYIDSTSGTSVAEALQALGGAKVVLATAGNAEAMSGAVDGLAPRGQLVVIGVTPEPMKIAPAQLILAGREVTGHPSGTAQEVQDTMEFSALHGIRPMTETVPLDQVGPAYQKMLSGNARFRMVLTMS; encoded by the coding sequence ATGAGTACCTATCGAGTCGCGCAGGTGACCGCCCCCGGCGGCACGTTCGAGCTGGTCGAGCGGGAGGTGCCGCGGCCGGGTCACGGCCAGGTCAGGATCGCCGTGGAGGCGTGCGGGATCTGCCACAGCGACGCCTTCTTCGTGGACGGGGCGCTGCCGGGCGTGACGTTCCCGGAGGTGGCCGGGCACGAGATCGCCGGGCGTGTCGAGGAGCTGGGCGAGGGGGTGGAGGACCGGGGCTGGCAGGTCGGCGACCGGGTGGCGGTCGGCTGGTTCGGCGGCAGCTGCGGCTACTGCACGCCCTGCCGGGACGGCGACTTCGTCGTGTGCGTGCGGCTGAAGGTGCCGGGCTGGGCCTACGACGGCGGCTTCGCGGAGAAGGTGATCGTCCCGCAGGACGCGCTTGCCAGGATCCCCGAAGGGCTGTCGGCGAGTGATGCCGGGCCCATGGCCTGCGCGGGTGTGACCACGTTCAACGGACTGCGCCGCAGCGTCGCGCGGGCCGGGGACCTGGTCGCCGTGCTCGGTATCGGCGGCCTCGGGCACCTCGGGGTGCAGTACGCGGCCGCGATGGGCTTCGAGACCGTCGCGATCGCGCGCGGTCCCGAGAAGGCCGACTTCGCCAAGAAGCTCGGCGCCCATCACTACATCGACAGCACCTCCGGCACTTCCGTCGCCGAGGCGCTGCAGGCCCTCGGCGGCGCGAAGGTCGTCCTGGCCACGGCCGGCAACGCCGAGGCCATGTCGGGCGCGGTGGACGGCCTGGCCCCCCGAGGGCAGCTCGTGGTGATCGGCGTGACCCCCGAACCGATGAAGATCGCCCCGGCCCAGCTGATCCTGGCCGGCCGCGAGGTCACCGGTCATCCGTCCGGCACCGCGCAGGAGGTGCAGGACACCATGGAGTTCAGCGCCCTGCACGGTATCCGCCCCATGACCGAGACCGTGCCCCTGGACCAGGTCGGGCCCGCCTACCAGAAGATGCTCTCCGGAAACGCCCGCTTCCGGATGGTGCTCACCATGAGCTGA
- a CDS encoding bifunctional 5,10-methylenetetrahydrofolate dehydrogenase/5,10-methenyltetrahydrofolate cyclohydrolase, whose translation MTQARLMDGTAAARRIVEETAAKAADLTARTGVAPCLATVLVGEDPASVTYVRMKQNRCRKAGIESRHVALPATTTTAELVGTLRKLSADPAVHGILLQHPVGDHVDERAAFEAIAPEKDVDGVTFASFATMSFGLPGFVSCTPGGILRLLDEYGVDPAGKRAVVVGRSAILGKPVGMLLLARDATVTYCHSRTRDLSAAVREADIVVAAVGRPRLIRGQDIKPGAVVIDAGYNAGNVGDVDFDSAVERASLITPVPGGVGPMTIATLLEQTVDAAARQLGV comes from the coding sequence GTGACCCAGGCCCGTCTCATGGACGGCACCGCCGCCGCCCGTCGCATCGTCGAGGAGACGGCGGCGAAGGCCGCGGATCTCACCGCGAGGACGGGCGTCGCGCCCTGTCTGGCGACGGTGCTGGTCGGTGAGGACCCGGCGTCCGTCACCTACGTCCGGATGAAGCAGAACCGCTGCCGGAAGGCCGGCATCGAGTCCCGTCACGTTGCCCTGCCCGCCACCACTACCACCGCCGAACTCGTCGGCACCCTGCGGAAGTTGTCGGCCGATCCGGCCGTGCACGGCATCCTGCTCCAGCATCCGGTGGGCGACCACGTCGACGAGCGGGCCGCGTTCGAGGCGATCGCCCCGGAGAAGGACGTCGACGGCGTCACGTTCGCGTCGTTCGCCACCATGAGCTTCGGCCTGCCGGGCTTCGTGTCCTGCACGCCCGGCGGCATCCTGCGCCTGCTGGACGAGTACGGCGTCGACCCGGCCGGGAAGCGCGCCGTGGTGGTGGGCCGCAGCGCGATCCTCGGCAAGCCGGTGGGCATGCTGCTGCTGGCCCGCGACGCGACCGTGACGTACTGCCACTCGCGCACCCGTGACCTGTCGGCGGCCGTGCGCGAGGCGGACATCGTGGTGGCCGCCGTGGGCAGGCCGCGCCTCATCCGCGGGCAGGACATCAAGCCGGGCGCCGTCGTGATCGACGCCGGCTACAACGCGGGCAACGTCGGCGACGTCGACTTCGACTCGGCCGTGGAGCGGGCCTCGTTGATCACTCCGGTGCCGGGCGGTGTCGGCCCGATGACGATCGCCACGCTGCTGGAGCAGACCGTCGACGCGGCCGCCCGGCAGCTCGGGGTGTGA
- a CDS encoding nuclear transport factor 2 family protein, with translation MGTATGSTFDIETLRRGIEGDTGNNLLSLYADDAEIRIIDHNAQPSHPKIVRGRGEIAEMLDEVYSRDMTHHLEECVIEGTHAAFTESCEYADGTKVLSESMITLRDGKIGEQILIQAWDEG, from the coding sequence ATGGGCACCGCGACAGGCTCCACCTTCGACATCGAGACACTGCGCAGGGGCATCGAAGGGGACACCGGCAACAACCTGCTGTCCCTCTACGCGGACGACGCCGAGATCCGCATCATCGACCACAACGCCCAGCCGAGCCATCCCAAGATCGTGCGCGGCCGGGGCGAGATAGCCGAGATGCTCGACGAGGTCTACAGCCGCGACATGACCCACCACCTGGAAGAGTGCGTCATCGAGGGCACCCACGCCGCGTTCACCGAGTCCTGCGAGTACGCGGACGGCACCAAGGTCCTCTCCGAGTCGATGATCACGCTGCGCGACGGCAAGATCGGCGAGCAGATCCTGATCCAGGCATGGGACGAGGGCTAG
- a CDS encoding S-(hydroxymethyl)mycothiol dehydrogenase, with the protein MAQEVRGVVAPGKDEPVRVETIVIPDPGPGEAVVQIQACGVCHTDLHYKEGGITDEFPFLLGHEAAGVVESVGEGVTDVAPGDFVVLNWRAVCGNCRACLRGRPWYCFNTHNAKQKMTLASTGQELTPALGIGAFAEKTLVAAGQCTKVDPAVSPAVAGLLGCGVMAGLGAAINTGNVGRGDSVAVIGCGGVGDAAIAGANLAGAAKIIAVDIDDRKLEKARALGATHTVNSRETDPVEAIRELTGGFGADVVIDAVGRPETYKQAFYARDLAGTVVLVGVPTPEMKLELPLLDVFGRGGALKSSWYGDCLPSRDFPMLIDLHLQGRLPLDAFVSETIDINEVEAAFERMRQGDVLRSVVVL; encoded by the coding sequence ATGGCGCAGGAAGTACGCGGCGTTGTCGCACCGGGGAAGGACGAGCCGGTACGGGTCGAGACGATCGTGATCCCGGATCCCGGGCCCGGGGAAGCCGTCGTGCAGATCCAGGCCTGCGGTGTCTGTCACACCGACCTGCACTACAAAGAGGGGGGAATCACCGACGAGTTCCCCTTCCTGCTCGGCCATGAGGCGGCCGGTGTCGTGGAGTCGGTCGGCGAGGGCGTCACCGATGTGGCGCCGGGTGACTTCGTCGTCCTCAACTGGCGTGCGGTGTGCGGCAACTGCCGTGCCTGTCTGCGGGGCCGCCCCTGGTACTGCTTCAACACCCACAATGCGAAGCAGAAGATGACCCTCGCCTCCACCGGGCAGGAACTCACCCCGGCCCTCGGGATCGGGGCGTTCGCCGAGAAGACGCTCGTCGCGGCCGGACAGTGCACGAAGGTGGACCCGGCCGTCTCCCCGGCCGTGGCCGGCCTGCTTGGCTGCGGTGTGATGGCCGGCCTCGGCGCGGCGATCAACACCGGCAACGTGGGCCGCGGCGACTCCGTCGCCGTCATCGGCTGCGGCGGTGTCGGGGACGCGGCCATCGCGGGGGCGAACCTCGCCGGCGCCGCGAAGATCATCGCTGTCGACATCGACGACCGGAAGCTGGAGAAGGCGCGCGCCCTGGGCGCCACCCACACCGTCAACTCCCGTGAGACCGACCCGGTCGAGGCGATCCGCGAGCTGACCGGCGGCTTCGGCGCCGACGTGGTGATCGACGCGGTCGGCCGCCCCGAGACGTACAAGCAGGCCTTCTACGCCCGCGACCTGGCCGGCACCGTCGTCCTCGTCGGCGTCCCCACCCCCGAGATGAAGCTCGAACTGCCGCTGCTGGACGTGTTCGGACGCGGCGGCGCCCTCAAGTCCTCCTGGTACGGCGACTGTCTGCCCTCGCGGGACTTCCCCATGCTCATCGACCTGCACCTGCAGGGCCGCCTGCCGCTCGACGCGTTCGTCTCCGAGACCATCGACATCAACGAGGTCGAGGCGGCGTTCGAGCGGATGCGGCAGGGCGACGTGCTCCGTTCGGTGGTGGTGCTGTGA
- a CDS encoding MBL fold metallo-hydrolase, producing the protein MTARIERLVTSGQFTLDGGTWDVDNNVWIVGDDHEVIVIDAAHDAEAILRAVGDRRVTAIVCTHAHNDHIDAAPALADLTGATIWLHPDDLPLWKQTHPDRDPDAHLVDGLVLEAAGADLTVLHTPGHAPGAVCLYDPGLGVVFTGDTLFQGGPGATGRSYSHFPTIIDSVRDRLLDLPPETKVLTGHGDSTTIGAEAPHLQEWIDRGH; encoded by the coding sequence ATGACCGCGCGCATCGAACGCCTCGTCACCTCCGGCCAGTTCACCCTCGACGGCGGTACCTGGGACGTCGACAACAACGTGTGGATCGTCGGCGACGACCACGAGGTGATCGTCATCGACGCCGCCCACGACGCCGAGGCCATCCTTCGCGCCGTGGGCGACCGCCGGGTCACCGCGATCGTGTGCACCCACGCCCACAACGACCACATCGACGCGGCCCCCGCCCTCGCCGACCTCACCGGCGCCACCATCTGGCTCCACCCCGACGACCTGCCGCTGTGGAAGCAGACCCACCCCGACCGCGACCCCGACGCCCATCTCGTCGACGGCCTGGTCCTCGAGGCCGCCGGCGCCGACCTGACCGTCCTGCACACCCCCGGGCACGCGCCCGGCGCGGTCTGCCTGTACGACCCCGGGCTCGGCGTCGTCTTCACCGGCGACACCCTCTTCCAGGGCGGCCCGGGCGCCACAGGACGGTCGTACTCGCACTTCCCGACGATCATCGACTCCGTCCGCGACCGGCTCCTCGACCTCCCCCCGGAGACCAAGGTGCTCACCGGCCACGGCGACTCCACGACCATCGGCGCCGAGGCTCCCCACCTGCAGGAATGGATCGACCGGGGGCACTGA
- a CDS encoding SDR family oxidoreductase: protein MSGPLQGKVALVAGGTRGAGRGIAVELGAAGATVYVTGRSTRAHRSEYDRPETIEDTADLVTQAGGHGIAVPVDHLDKPAVRALVDRIAEEQDRLDVLVNDIWGGEKLFEWDAPVWEHDLDNGLRLLRLAVETHAVTSHFALPLLLRRPGGLVVEVTDGTADYNRDTYRVNLFYDLAKASVLRMAFALGHELGPRGATAVALTPGWLRSEIMLDTFGVREDNWRDALDQVPHFAISESPRFVGRAVAALAADPGVARFNGQSLSSAGLSQVYGFTDLDGSRPDAWRYLTEVQDTGKPADVTGYR, encoded by the coding sequence ATGTCAGGACCGCTGCAGGGCAAGGTGGCGCTGGTCGCCGGAGGGACCCGGGGTGCCGGACGGGGCATCGCCGTGGAACTCGGCGCGGCCGGCGCCACCGTCTACGTGACCGGCCGCAGCACCCGCGCCCACCGCTCCGAGTACGACCGTCCGGAGACCATCGAGGACACCGCCGACCTCGTCACCCAGGCCGGCGGCCACGGCATCGCGGTGCCCGTCGACCATCTGGACAAGCCCGCCGTACGGGCCCTCGTGGACCGCATCGCGGAGGAGCAGGATCGCCTGGACGTCCTCGTCAACGACATCTGGGGCGGCGAGAAGCTCTTCGAGTGGGACGCGCCCGTGTGGGAGCACGACCTCGACAACGGGCTCCGGCTGCTCCGGCTCGCCGTCGAGACGCACGCCGTCACCAGCCACTTCGCACTGCCGCTCCTGCTGCGCCGGCCCGGCGGCCTGGTGGTGGAGGTCACCGACGGCACCGCCGACTACAACCGCGACACCTACCGCGTGAACCTCTTCTACGACCTGGCCAAGGCGTCCGTGCTGCGCATGGCCTTCGCGCTCGGCCACGAACTCGGCCCGCGCGGCGCGACCGCGGTCGCGCTGACCCCCGGCTGGCTGCGCTCCGAGATCATGCTCGACACCTTCGGCGTCCGCGAGGACAACTGGCGCGACGCCCTCGACCAGGTCCCGCACTTCGCCATCTCCGAGTCCCCGCGCTTCGTCGGCCGCGCCGTCGCCGCTCTCGCCGCCGACCCCGGCGTGGCCCGCTTCAACGGGCAGTCCCTGTCCAGCGCCGGACTCTCCCAGGTGTACGGCTTCACCGACCTCGACGGCAGCCGGCCCGACGCCTGGCGGTACCTGACCGAGGTGCAGGACACGGGCAAGCCGGCCGACGTGACCGGCTACCGGTGA
- a CDS encoding SDR family NAD(P)-dependent oxidoreductase, with amino-acid sequence MTGLERFAGHGVLVTGAARGIGAAVARRLAEEGARVLVTDQDAPEADRTAAALRQQGLTVEALACDVADRASVEAAVAHAVTAFGSLDVLVNCAAHCTPDVPLFEDDPDEAWARDLDITLTGTYRCCRAALPHLAARGRGAIVSIGSVNGLQDYGNHAYSAAKAGLGSLTRTLAGHAAARGVRVNLVAPGTVRTSAWEGRDGEVEAVRALYPLGRVGEPQDIAAAVAFLASRDAAWITGTTLVVDGGLTAVHTGFHAALRQA; translated from the coding sequence ATGACCGGACTCGAACGCTTCGCAGGCCACGGAGTTCTCGTCACGGGCGCGGCCCGCGGCATCGGCGCCGCCGTCGCCCGGCGGCTCGCGGAAGAGGGGGCGCGGGTCCTCGTCACCGACCAGGACGCCCCCGAGGCGGACCGCACGGCCGCCGCCCTGCGGCAACAGGGCCTCACCGTCGAGGCGTTGGCGTGCGACGTCGCCGACCGGGCATCCGTCGAGGCGGCCGTCGCGCACGCCGTGACGGCCTTCGGCTCGCTCGACGTGCTGGTCAACTGCGCCGCCCACTGCACCCCGGACGTGCCGCTCTTCGAGGACGACCCCGACGAGGCCTGGGCCCGTGACCTCGACATCACCCTCACCGGCACCTACCGCTGCTGCCGCGCCGCCCTGCCGCACCTCGCCGCCCGCGGACGCGGTGCCATCGTCAGCATCGGCTCGGTCAACGGACTCCAGGACTACGGCAATCACGCCTACAGTGCCGCCAAGGCAGGCCTCGGCTCCCTCACCAGGACCCTCGCCGGGCACGCGGCCGCCCGCGGCGTCCGGGTCAACCTCGTCGCTCCGGGTACCGTCCGCACCTCGGCCTGGGAGGGGCGCGACGGCGAAGTCGAGGCCGTCCGCGCGCTGTACCCGCTCGGTCGGGTCGGTGAACCGCAGGACATCGCGGCCGCCGTGGCCTTCCTCGCCTCCCGTGACGCCGCCTGGATCACCGGGACCACGCTCGTGGTCGACGGCGGACTCACCGCCGTGCACACCGGTTTCCACGCCGCGCTCCGCCAAGCCTGA
- a CDS encoding aminotransferase class I/II-fold pyridoxal phosphate-dependent enzyme: MRDLDLRTPPGTEPHLAGARVIQIGSASKTLWSGLRVGWIRAGADLVRELCRNPLQAQLSPPPLEQLVATELLGAPLPDLLADRRDRLRAQRDHLAALLTGAGWTCTVPDGGLTLWSRLPDGIDATALAAHAAALGLAVTPGPYFAADRTTLTHHLRLPFTATCDVLTRAVGLLGEAAKFTVSSQPGRNDNCRGREQV; this comes from the coding sequence ATGCGCGACCTGGACCTCAGAACACCGCCCGGCACCGAACCCCACCTCGCCGGAGCCCGGGTGATCCAGATCGGCTCCGCGAGCAAGACCCTGTGGAGCGGCCTCCGGGTCGGCTGGATCAGGGCGGGCGCGGACCTCGTACGAGAACTGTGCCGCAACCCCCTCCAGGCCCAGCTCTCCCCGCCCCCGCTGGAGCAGCTGGTCGCCACCGAACTCCTCGGGGCACCCCTCCCGGACCTCCTCGCCGACCGCCGCGACCGCCTGCGCGCCCAGCGCGACCACCTCGCGGCGCTGCTGACCGGGGCCGGATGGACGTGCACCGTCCCGGACGGCGGACTGACCCTCTGGTCGCGCCTGCCCGACGGCATCGACGCCACCGCCCTCGCGGCGCACGCCGCCGCCCTCGGCCTCGCGGTCACCCCGGGCCCGTACTTCGCCGCCGACCGCACCACCCTCACCCACCACCTGCGGCTGCCGTTCACGGCGACGTGCGACGTGCTGACACGGGCGGTGGGGCTGCTGGGGGAGGCGGCGAAGTTCACCGTTTCGTCACAACCCGGCCGGAACGACAACTGCCGGGGGCGTGAACAGGTCTAG
- a CDS encoding L,D-transpeptidase family protein: MGDIRRRGVVALGVAGLVAPLTLALGAAPAQAASCTTQAGPYQKQVEKFLGRPVDGKQSTADCNAIRSFQNKHGITPAIGYAGSVTWGVMDLMNKQKAVGKNPNKDGKCPVNKGRIACVNLTLQLSWIQDGRRLVHGPVPVRTGRNGYETRTGLKKIYWRDIDHVSSIYNVPMPYSQFFDGGQAFHSVNLSMWNPPGSHGCVNMTPKEAKAYWSLLKKGDDVFVYGRKPGT, encoded by the coding sequence ATGGGGGACATACGTCGACGAGGCGTCGTCGCGCTCGGTGTCGCCGGGCTGGTGGCGCCGCTCACGCTCGCGCTCGGCGCGGCACCGGCCCAGGCCGCGAGCTGCACCACGCAGGCGGGGCCGTACCAGAAGCAGGTGGAGAAGTTCCTGGGCCGTCCGGTCGACGGCAAGCAGTCCACCGCCGACTGCAACGCCATACGGTCTTTCCAGAACAAGCACGGCATCACGCCCGCCATCGGCTACGCGGGCTCCGTCACCTGGGGCGTGATGGACCTCATGAACAAGCAGAAGGCCGTCGGGAAGAACCCCAACAAGGACGGCAAGTGCCCGGTGAACAAGGGCCGCATCGCCTGCGTGAACCTCACGCTCCAGCTGAGCTGGATCCAGGACGGCCGCAGGCTCGTGCACGGGCCCGTGCCGGTGCGCACCGGACGGAACGGCTACGAGACGCGCACCGGGCTGAAGAAGATCTACTGGCGGGACATCGACCACGTCTCGAGCATCTACAACGTGCCGATGCCGTACAGCCAGTTCTTCGACGGCGGCCAGGCCTTCCACTCGGTGAACCTCAGCATGTGGAACCCGCCGGGCTCCCACGGCTGCGTCAACATGACCCCGAAGGAGGCCAAGGCGTACTGGTCGCTGCTGAAGAAGGGTGACGACGTCTTCGTCTACGGCCGCAAGCCGGGCACCTGA
- a CDS encoding S1 family peptidase, translating into MRHARRRVVRRVTRLAAVGGVLLGGAMVAQAAMASEPPATSAAAAGTTAAGSAGKAGDAGAALAARLGTTRTAGSWIGADGRPVVAVTDAAAAREVRGAGAVPKVVRHSMDELKSATATLGSAPRVAGTAWMVDYRTNQVVVQADRTVSAGDWSRLSQVASGIGGFVHMERTKGAFTTRLNGALPLLSTGGRCSAGFNVSDGQRDFILTAGHCGPSGSIWFADSQGDQKLGSTVRSTFPGNDFSLVQYDSGSAGEGADVVSIGGGKGVRITGVADPSVGQRVFRSGSTSGLHDGQVTALNATVNYPEGAVTGLIQTNVCAEPGDSGGPLFSEGVALGVTSGGNGDCKTGGTTFFQPVTKALAALNVRLLVSAANAAGTQSASPAPSATAAGQGAMTPNAASPGSSAPVTGTTEGQTLLARLTDARAIGPGLLVIAGSLILLVATRFIRAEQDRRAYRRYYSATWG; encoded by the coding sequence ATGAGGCACGCACGACGACGGGTCGTCCGGCGGGTGACACGGCTGGCGGCGGTCGGCGGAGTTCTTCTGGGGGGTGCGATGGTCGCCCAGGCGGCCATGGCGAGCGAGCCTCCCGCCACGTCGGCCGCCGCCGCCGGGACGACCGCCGCCGGTTCGGCCGGCAAGGCCGGTGACGCGGGTGCCGCGCTGGCCGCGAGGCTGGGCACGACACGGACCGCGGGCAGTTGGATCGGCGCCGACGGACGCCCGGTCGTCGCGGTGACCGACGCGGCTGCCGCGCGGGAGGTGCGCGGCGCCGGGGCCGTGCCGAAGGTCGTACGGCACAGCATGGACGAGCTGAAGTCGGCCACCGCCACGCTGGGTTCGGCGCCGCGCGTGGCGGGCACGGCGTGGATGGTGGACTACCGGACCAACCAGGTCGTGGTGCAGGCGGACCGCACGGTGTCGGCCGGCGACTGGTCGCGCCTGTCCCAAGTCGCTTCGGGCATCGGTGGTTTCGTGCACATGGAGCGCACCAAGGGTGCCTTCACCACCCGGCTGAACGGGGCGCTGCCCTTGCTGTCCACCGGCGGCCGCTGCTCGGCGGGCTTCAACGTCAGTGACGGACAGCGGGACTTCATCCTCACCGCGGGCCACTGCGGTCCGTCCGGATCCATCTGGTTCGCCGACAGCCAGGGCGACCAGAAGCTGGGCAGCACGGTCCGCAGCACCTTCCCCGGCAACGACTTCTCCCTCGTCCAGTACGACTCCGGCTCGGCCGGCGAGGGCGCCGACGTGGTCTCGATCGGCGGCGGCAAGGGCGTCAGGATCACCGGGGTGGCCGATCCGTCGGTGGGGCAGCGGGTGTTCCGCAGCGGCAGCACCAGCGGGCTGCACGACGGCCAGGTGACCGCGCTGAACGCGACCGTGAACTACCCCGAGGGCGCGGTCACCGGGCTCATCCAGACCAATGTGTGCGCCGAGCCGGGCGACAGCGGCGGCCCGCTCTTCTCCGAGGGCGTCGCGCTCGGTGTCACCTCGGGCGGCAACGGCGACTGCAAGACGGGCGGAACGACGTTCTTCCAGCCGGTGACCAAGGCGCTGGCGGCGCTGAACGTGCGCCTGCTGGTCTCCGCGGCGAACGCCGCCGGCACCCAGAGCGCCTCCCCGGCGCCCTCGGCCACGGCCGCCGGCCAGGGCGCGATGACGCCGAACGCGGCCTCTCCCGGCTCCTCGGCGCCGGTCACGGGCACGACCGAGGGCCAGACCCTGCTGGCACGGCTCACTGACGCCCGGGCCATCGGCCCCGGGCTGCTGGTCATCGCGGGCAGCCTGATCCTCCTGGTCGCGACCCGGTTCATCCGGGCGGAGCAGGATCGCCGGGCCTACCGGCGGTACTACTCGGCGACCTGGGGCTGA